The nucleotide sequence CCCTACTTAGTGGAGCAAAACCTCTGGAAGTATTAATGTCTGTGTCATGTCTTTTTTCTTGTTGGACTATTTAAATTTCTGTTTGTCTTTTGAAAAACTTACATAGACGTGAGTGCATCCCTTTTCCAGGTCCACCGGCTGAAAAAGAGCCACCTCCTCCCATTAGCACCTACAGTAAACTGGATTCATTACTGTTTTCCAACTTTCAATCCTAATAAAGAGCAGAGTAAAAATCTAAAATGCAAGTTTAGTATTAAACTCTCATTGTGGGAGGGGGGAACACAAGGAGTTATAGTTACTAGAGACAGACGATAATTGATATAGACCTGAAGAACATTCACAATCATTGCATCCTTCTCATTTCGCCAGCCACCAGGAAGTTCAAAGGCAAGTGCAAAATGAGTTTCCTGTCATGCAAGGCAAATCAAACTTTTAATTACTggatgaaaaagaaagaaaggatagAAAAAGTAGTTGAAATACATAAGATACACACCCCTAAATCACCTTGACAGCGGTAATCACCTCCAGTATACACAGATTTTGGCTCCTCGGCAGTAGGGACACTGGGAAGATCAGACAAAAGTGGTTCTGCAATTTTTAGAAGTTCCTCATGTTCAACACCATAAGCTGCAAGTACCATTCGAGAAGCGGTATAATTTTCCTGAAATTATCATCACAACCTCAACTTATTGGGAAAGACCGACAAGGCAAATAATTAACAGCAAAACACAATGAATAATATGGATTTAAATATAACTATTAAACTTACAGCAACAAATTGCTCCAAAACATTACTGTTCAGCCTACTAATTGAAGATTCCTGGGCTAAAAGTGGATTGGCCAAGCCACCCTTGTAACCAATAGAGTGAACTGCTTCCAAAACAAGGGCTTCGGGGTTTTTGGAGGCTTCACTAATATCGTTTTTCACCTTAGGAAGCTGTAAAAGATGAAATACAACACCAATATTAGCCACAAATTTTGCACGGCATGTAAATTGTCAGCAGACGAACAACAACATTCTGGAAATTTACCTCCTCATTAATTTCCCAATCTAGGAAAACAGGGTTCCGAACACAGTCGATAAGCAGCTCTACCATTTCAGGAACATTGGTCTTCAGACCATTGAAGGTGTAAGCCATCTGCTCCCGAGAAGCTGAGGCTTGGACGTTACCACCAATAGCCTCCACCTCCCGCACAATACGCAAATGGCTTCTGTTCCTCGTGCTCTTAAATGCCATACGCTCCAGCAGGTGTGAGGCCCCAGATGATTCCAGTGTCTCATAGACTGAACCACAATTAATATATAAACCTACTGAAGCAGCTGGTTTCTGGTTGAACACCAAAATCCAGCAATTATTGAGTTAAATTCCTCCCTTTTGGTCATACGCAAAGTAGACAAGAAACTTCAAAATATGCACCTCCATGATGATCATACATACCTCTGACTTTAGAGAAGCTATTTTGATACCATTCGGGAGAGTTGTAATTTTGACATCCGCTGGTTGAACATGGTCAGGCAATGCAGGTGGGAGGTTGATGCCTGAAAGAGGGAAGTCTAATGGAGGCATAGACCTGGAATTTCCCCCAATCAGCCAGCCAAACAAACCTCCGAAaggagaggaggaagaggatggCTTCGTTCCAACATCATTCAAACTTGAAAATCTGGCCACTCCCCTATGGAACGCACTTGTACGCCCCTAATATCCCCAATCGAAATCAAAGAATAGAAAGTTACATTCTACCAGATTACCAACATACACACATAGACTGAACCTTTCGTTTTCGGGTAAATTACTGAGCCTCTCAACTTCCACCAAACCTTGCAGAGCCttcaaaaaattgaactttACTAACCTAGCGAATtgaatttttctcttttggggcgtcatgaatttttaattttccttctCAAAAACTTGAACTTTACTGTTCTAACGAATTGAATTTGACCATTCACgctgaaaaaaaatttaactttacTAA is from Pyrus communis chromosome 10, drPyrComm1.1, whole genome shotgun sequence and encodes:
- the LOC137747543 gene encoding mitochondrial-processing peptidase subunit alpha-like produces the protein MFKTAASRLRALKGRTSAFHRGVARFSSLNDVGTKPSSSSSPFGGLFGWLIGGNSRSMPPLDFPLSGINLPPALPDHVQPADVKITTLPNGIKIASLKSEKPAASVGLYINCGSVYETLESSGASHLLERMAFKSTRNRSHLRIVREVEAIGGNVQASASREQMAYTFNGLKTNVPEMVELLIDCVRNPVFLDWEINEELPKVKNDISEASKNPEALVLEAVHSIGYKGGLANPLLAQESSISRLNSNVLEQFVAENYTASRMVLAAYGVEHEELLKIAEPLLSDLPSVPTAEEPKSVYTGGDYRCQGDLGETHFALAFELPGGWRNEKDAMIVNVLQVLMGGGGSFSAGGPGKGMHSRLYSRVLNRCSKFHSILAFSSIYNNTGNFGIQASTAPDFVTTAIDMAANELIAIATPGDVDQVELDRAKKSTKSSILMNLESRTVVADDIGRQILTYNDWKLSQLLKAVDEVSLEDIASIGQKLLSSPLTMATYGDFTSATGVPSYDSVSKKFHLK